From the Kwoniella dendrophila CBS 6074 chromosome 4, complete sequence genome, the window AACCTACCTACACCAATGCCAACACCAACGCCGATTTTACCTCCTTCGTCTGCTCCTGGTGGAGAAAGACCAAAACATAAAAGGAAAATATCAAGGAATCAACTAAGGTGAGTTCAACCTGATAAAATTTTCACTGCAATCGTACATCTTTATACTGATCTATAGACATTCACTTTACATTCAGGGAGGTACAGTGGCAGACGGATGAGAATGGGAAAGTGAAAAGTGTTAGAACTCCAAGTAAATTAGTTGGATATACTGTAGAATGAGGGAAGTCTCGTTAGATATacttttcaaccttttatAGAAGTTCAAATTTAGACGATTTACATTCCTGTCCCCTCTCTGTCTATTCTCCCTTCCTCGACCGCTTCTCCCGCATGGCAACCTATCTGTAAGATCCTATTTCATACTCATTCAGTTGTACACCATAAAATACCCTGCATAATTATAGATCCTCAGTTTTCATGATACACCTTGCTTATGTATCACAACTATCACGCTGAGTTTGCTTTCCTCGTTGCCACCTTCGGGACAAGACATGATTTATTATGCATTTTTTTAGGATATATCCTCTATCTACATATATACTTTTTAAAATTATCTGtcacttcttctttcaatcatTGATTCGTTTCCATCTAAGGAGTCAATCTCTTCGGATCTCTAGGGAAGAGAGAAGCTCTTCTGATATTACCTAATTTTAAGAAAAGCATTACGACTCTTTCTAAaccaataccaccacctgcatgTGGAGGAGCACCTAATTTAAAAGCATCTAAATAACCTTGCattgaatttggatcaatACCAACagatttcattctttcaattAAGAAATCCATATCGTGTACTCTTTGTGCACCTGATAAAATTTCTTCACCACGCATAAAGAAAtcatatgaatttgataatgtttCATCTGTGGGATCAGGCATAGTGTAAAATGGTCTAATAGCTAATGGGAATTTATCCAAGATGAAGTAATCTGTGTGGTATTTCTCTCGTACAAGTCGACCAAGgaatttttcattttcagtaCTAAGGGTGCAGGAAAAATGATATAAAGTTAGTTTtatgcttcttcttttttcgcTCCATTCGCATTTGTTTCCTACCTCCCCTTTATTGCACATCTGTTTTGGCCTTTTCTTCCTGCCCCCCCCCCCTTTTTCTCTTCCCCTTTCTCCCTTCTCCTTTCTCCGTGCCCCACTTTCCTCCACATCTGCGTAAAACAATGACTCACCTCAAATCATCCAATTCGCCTAATTCTTGACCATCAGAACCTTTAGCTCCAGcttctttcaacattttgATACCTTCTTTGAAAGGTAATTTCAAGGTTTCATCTAAAAACAAGAAATCTTCATGTGGGAATTGTTTTTTAATAGTTTCAATTTCATGTTTATAGTTCTCCTTTAATCCTCTGAAAATGTTCTTTAacatttcatctaaaacttcTAAAACTTCATGATAATGCTCTTCGAAAGCcatttctaaatctaatcCCATAAATTCTGTCATATGTCTATGTGTATTCGAATCTTCTGCTCTAAATACTATATAAGTGGATATGAAGAAATTAGCATAACTGTATACGCAATCGGCTGACTTCGAGTCGAACTGGAACAAGGACCAGGGGAATTCTGGATTTGATATTGCTTATCACTTACCAGGTCCAATTTCATACACTCTTTCCATATCACCAGCGATAGCCAtttgtttagctaattgaGGTGATTGGGCAAGGAAAGCGGTACCTGCAAAATGCGATGGTTGCATATCAGCTGTAGTACACAATGGGTACGCAAAAAGCCAGCTGACTTACTGTTGAAATACTGTACTTTGAATACACTTGCACCAGATTCAGTGGCGGCACCTTGGAGTTTAGGAGAGTGAATTTCGATGAAACCTTGGGAATTGAGGTAATCTCTGAAAAGTTGACCGACGGCAGATTGGATTCTGAAGATCGCTTGGTTGGTAGGTGTCTAAGCAATCGCAAGGATAATAGGTGTTGATTAGCTATCTTTGTGACATCTCAAGACAACAATATGACACCTACTCTAAGATCCATCACTCTGCTATCGAGTCTAGTTGCTAAAGCAACTCGAGAGAATTGAAGgttttcatcattctcagCCTAAAATCGTAGTCGTCATGTCAGCTACGATACATCAGAAACTGATGTCTATCTGTGGCTGCGAAGACTCACTCTTTCGAAGTCAGCTTCAGCACGAGAAGCATCATCGATTGAGAAAGGAAGATCTCCAACTTCTACGGCGGTGAAAAGCTGTACAGATTATATCAGCTGCAACTCATCATGATTTCTGCCAAGCCAGCTACACATATAAGGCAACCACGCACTTTGTGAATTCCAACTTCATAGTTGGTTATTGTGCAACTTTTGACTTCAGCAGATTTTATGATACCTTCTACAAGCACGATAGATTCGGACTATATAACATCGTCTAATGTCAGCTATGACCGCGAAATCTAAAGCGTGCCACTCAGCTCACAGGGATGAGTTGAGCGAATTTAAGCATTTGTTTCGATACTTggttttcatctttttcacctgagACCACAAGTACACCTTGAAGAGTATGGGTTTGTTGTCTGAAACCGAGGAAAACGATCTTGGCACCTAGGTTGATCATAAATAAATTGAAATGCACTACTCAAACAAGATGATTCAGGCAACTTACCTTGAGCTCTAGAGTTGTGCATTCTAGCACGGAAAACCACCCTTTGACCAACTGAAGCTTCTGAAAGTTCGGTGAATTTGAGGAACTTTCGTCCTATATATGTAGAataatatcagtatattACTAAGAGGGATTGTCATTGCAGAGGCTATCATTGTGTTTGCTTCAATTCGAACCATTATTGGGACAACAGATGCCTGAAAACCAAACATAGACTAACCATTTCTCTCTTGACTTTGATGTAAAGGTAATTTTCCATAGTTTTGCTTAGCATTATCTTGagattctttagcttctctcttttttctctcttcttcttctcttgcaGCTCTTTCAgcagcttttttagctttttcagcttcttttgctcTTTTCTTTAATTCTCCTTTTGTTGGTCCAGCTGgagtttcaccttcagctacCGGTGTTTCTCctgttggtgcaggtgtatttgttgatgctgctgtggtagcttcttcaacagcttttACTTCTTGAATTCCTGGTTCtgacatgttgattttggttcGCTTATCTGTCAATGGGTAAACGGAACAATAAGAAGTACAAGATATAAATATTTGTGAAAGGAATGTGAACGAGTCAAATGGGATATTTCAACATTCTAACCTCTGAAACTAGCTCGGACTTCATTAGCGAGAGTTCTTACGTAACTTACGGCTGTTATGGCCAATGAGTGATAGATATCACCTGTTAAGCGAGAGACTATACAATAATGAAATATATACACGTCATGATAACCTTTGTCGGTGACATCCGTCTCAACTAAACGAGTCGTTGTGggtattttgatatttccGCTTTAATCTCTACTACTCCTATTACGCACAAACCCGATAAGCAGAGGCAGATCTCTTCACTATATTAGAAGAGTTGATATATAGACACCCACTTCTAACACTTTCTCTATCATTCTTTCGTTAGATAACACGTTCATAAAACCTGACAACATGGCCGCCGCTGCTCCCGAACAAGCTGGTACTTCAGCTGAAACTCAACCAAGACAACCAATCTGGTTAAGATGTGAAAAGAAACCTTTTGAACATAGATCAGCTTTAACTCCAACAACAGCTAAAACTTTATTAGATAACAATTTCGAAGTTTTCGTCGAAAGAGACCCCCAAAGaatctttgatgatgaagaattcgAAGCGTGAGCTTTCTCAATTCTCTTGATTGTAAGAACGGTATAGCTGACAATTCTCATTATTCAAAGTGTCGGATGTAAACTCGTACCACACAACGAATGGCCAAGTGCTCCAGTCGAAATTCCTATTATTGGTTTAAAGGAACTTCCTGAATCAACGTGAGTAgctttatctatatcttgGATATACTTTGTCATTGTATATATCCTGCTTCGCATATACATGTGTCCTCGCTAAGCCAATTCAATTCTCTCTCTCAGCGACCCCCTCCCTCACACTCACATCCAATTCGCCCATTGTTACAAACAACAAGGAGGATGGACCGATGTATTAAGAAgattcaaagaaggtaaaggtaccTTATACGATTTGGAATTTTTAGAAGATcctaaaaccaaaagaagaGTTGCTGCTTTCGGTTTCCATGCTGGATTTGCTGGTGCAGCTGTAGGTGCattagctttagctgaacaagaaaaagaaaatggtaaaggtttattaaAAGCTTTAAAACCTTATCcaaatgaagatgctatGGTTTCACAAGTttcaaaagctttagattctgtatcaaaaggtaaagaaaacGTTAAAGTTTTGGTTATTGGTGCTTTAGGTAGATGTGGTTCTGGTGCTGTAGACCTTTTCAGAAAAGCTGGTTTGAAAGAGTGAGTCTCACATAGCTCTCAGCTAAACTGTTAGCGCCAACAAGAAAAAATAGCTGATGCCGAGGGCTCGCAATGTCACAGAGACAACATTATTAAATGGGATATGGCTGAAACTGCCAAAGGTGGTCCATTCCAAGAAATTCTTGATGGTGAGGAGGCTTTTTTATCGTTTATTCAATATCGCATTACTGCAGTCGACAATTGTCGTGATATACATGCTGATTCGTATCACCTCCCACATAGTTGACATCTTCGTAAACTGTATTTACTTATCTCAACCAATTCCTAAATTCATTACATCAGAATTTATGGCTCAAGCCGGTGAAAAACGAAACCTAGCAGTTGTCGTTGATGTTTCTTGTGATACTACCAACCCACATAACCCAATTCCAATTTACGATATCAACACTACATTCCCTGAACCAactgttgaagttgataccAAAGGTGTAGGTAAAAGATGTACTGtagtttcaattgatcatttaCCAACTTTAGTGAGTAACTTTTGGTGTTTTTATTATAAACTATATTGTTTTAGTGACTAAATGTGATCAAATTTGAACCTTTATAGTTACCACGAGAAGCTTCAGAACAATTctcaaaagatttattaccaACAATTTTAAGTCTACCTCAAAGATCGTCTGAGCCAGTCTGGACCAATGCCGAGAAATTATTCAAACAAAAGTTAGAAGAAGCCAgagttgaagatgagaaaaATGGTGTTAAAGCTTAATTGATAACTCGATGTCAAGCTTAAATATATAATTTTGAACGAGAAAgggaaatcaaattcatGACTTGATAGAGATTTAAGAATATCTTTTCAAATACGTGTAAATAGATGATaatcatccatcaaaaatAGTAAATAACACACCGACAAACGATAAATGCATAATATTTATAGCTAGACAATCTACTTCGTGATCGTAAAACCGAACCTCGAATGATAGTGCATGATGTCTCTCTTATTAGCCGACATCTGTATACATGTATCTGTAAAGGGGAGAGGATACCCTTTTTGGGCCTAGATATCGTTGCTAGTGGCAGAGAACGCTTTTGACCATTTGACCAGAGTATCACCAGCTAATTTGGCTTCTGTCAATTTAGAAGCATCTGCTTGACCATCAGAGTGAATATGGGGCGGAAACTCATTCCAGAAGGGTTCCAAAAAGCCACTTTCTTGTGTTTCTTCAAAAGTTTTGCGAGGATTAAGGCAAGTTTGTCTCATGTTTCTAAAATGAAATATAGTGTTTTGATATATCTCATTCAAATCTGACTTGATATCATTTGGAATATGCATTGCTTCACTCTCGATCATGTCAGGAAATGTTGTTAGTGAAGCTTCAGAAGGTTCTCCATAGAAAGAATCCAAGATCTTTCTTATACTGTGCAGTTTATATGCCTTTTCACCAAAAGGAGTTAAACTgatttcattatcttcacctctGGTAGTTATTTTTGAAATCACATTGTATGCTTCCTCTAAATTTGGATAAAGGACACCACCATGAAGAGAATTTGTGATCAAGGCATATTTGGTTCTTTCATCGATAGGTTCACCTGattcttgtaattcattCCAATGTTGAGagatatgatcaaagaaaCCTGCATATTTTTGCTTCTCAGGAttcacatcatcatttaagTTATTAGCGAGCACTGCAAATGCGTGTTCTCTAAAGACGAGAGTAGTATCTGATTTACGGTAATCATTGATTAAaggttttgatttgataggGAAATAATCATCTTGTGCTTCACATGCTGTAGGTAATCCTTCGTCATTGTCTTCAGATTGCCCATAAGCGTAGACACATAGGATTTCTCCCTCAAGATCTCGCTTGTCTGAATCAGTATCGATAGATAGTCTGAGCTGATCGGCTCGACTCTGGTCAATTGACTCAGTACAAAAGTTCCAGTGAGGACAAGTATACTGAGTATGATTTACTGTCAAGGAGGAGCAAAAAGTTTAGTAACTAATACATTTAATAAATCCACCACAGTTCAACACTTACATGCAGAAGCAGTGTTGCCAGACATTATACGCGGAAAGAAGTTGCGTGTTAGAAGTGGAATGGAGGAATGAATCATCTGGCTACACTTTCGATCATGCTTCGCAGCAACATATTTATATGTTTCTCTAAGTGCGGATGACTTCGCCAGAGGGATCTTGAAGTGTTTGTGCAACAATGGATGGGTGGGAATCAATATGAGCGGTTAGAAGTCCAAAAATGACAGAAGCTGCTTTGGTGATAGTTGTTCAAAGGAAGGCTCGACAATGCGAAGGCATTTTCCGAAGTTGGTTGTCCCTCTGTAACAACTCCTGTGAAGACGAAAATTCTTCTGCGCCGAGTTGAATCAGAGTACTATCTCACGGAACTTGACAACAGCTTTGAACCAGCGGTGACGCAATCGATATACGTATGTATACAGACATAATGACGCTTTCTTCATTCCCAGCCAGAAAACAAGGGACATAATTCGTCAAAATGCTCACAAGGAGAGAAGGCGAAATATATCCACGGCAAGCAATGTAAAATGGGATTGACTATCCCTTCTTCGGGGTCACCATCGTAGGCACAAAATGTCAATGAAATGCATGTTGTATTTGGTTGTTTTGTTGTTACGTCTTTCTGATTGTTTACATATTACAGCTTACACCTTACACcttgattcttgattttatGGAATTTTTTTATGCTTTACCGAATCTTGCGATACCTCCCGTTTATCAAGGTAATTTTTGTGTGTGCATTTCGTGAGGATTTTATGccatatcattgatatcCTATCTTGCCTCAGTGTATCGGTTTTTGGATCGTTCTTAGAGTCGTCGTGTGTTTATTAATCATTATCTATCATTTCTGTTCACAACTTATTTAACAGACTTCAAAATTTGTACAATTTGACAGGAGGATGTTGTCCGGTAGTGTTTTTTGCAGAATATCTCTTAGATATTTTCCACTTTATCATTGTGTAAGAAACTGAGTGCACCTCCTGTCATTATTGTGATACTTGTGTAGATCAGAAGAATTCCCTACGAAGGAGAATCATAACTATCAATGTCATTCTAGAGGACATGCAAATATCTCGCCGTTCCGATACAACTCACATAGTTCTTATATCCATAAGCACCAATTACACCTTGTAATACATCATATTTGAGCAATGATTCGGAGATAGGGCCTGAATGAATGGAGATCAAAAGAGTTGATATAAGCAAACTATCCCATCTACAGGATAGATGGTGTATTATCAGACTTACCTGAACTCATATTACCAATACCTCTTACAAAAGCGAAAATTGAGAAAGTCAATGCAGTGATAGTAGGATCGTCTCCTAATTACGGGGGAAGACTAGACTCAGCTTTGGTCTCACCCTATACTACGACAAGGCATGCGGAAGAGAAATCACtaatactcacttgaaacaagatgaatgatCTTTGACCAACAAGCAGAAAAACTTGGTCCCAACAATCCAAAAACAATTGCAAAAGTAACTAAAATACCTGGATTTTTACCAAATCCCCATAAAAATGCACAAGCTAATGCTGAACCAACACATGAAATTAAAATGGTTGATCTTAATGAGATTTTGTCCGTTAAGTATCCTAGTAATCCATTACCGAAACCAGTTGAAGCTATAGGGATGCCAAATGTTCATCAGCCTATCGAGTCTGGATACTCTGTAATAAAGATGACCAATCAAGTCACAGCATATACGCACCATTCAAAATAGCTACTAATGCTACACCATTTGGGTTAtgtaaacctaaatcatcgGCATATGCTATATGTAGGCAACACGGAGAATCAGCTTTGCTCAGATATACTAACCCAATTGAACGACAGGAAAGATCGATAAACTTACAAGGTAACCATAAACTAGGAACGAAATTACCTAGAGACGGAACACCAATGACTAAAATACCTAAATAAAGTGTTTTTCTCTTTAAGAATGACCAATCTGttctatttgatcttgatctaattgGTGTTGCTGCATTGGTatatctttttgatgataataaaggaATTCTTCTATTAATGAAAATTAAAGCAATTAAACCTGTTAAGATataacctaaacctaaagaaatcATTGCAGCtttatatccaaatttattCAATAAACCTTGCATTATAAATGGGAATATAGTTCCACCAAATCCAGTTCCTGAATACATTACACCACTTGCaaatcctcttcttgaaTGCCACCATTCAAACAATAATGTTGCGCATGGGAAATAGCAGGCTAGATTCGAGTTAGAACATAAGCAAAGTGTACACCAAAAAGTCGTGATTTGAATGTCacaaatcaaatatatccTCCCAcgattttttttttggaaAACTCACCACATAAAATAGGATAGAATATACCTATAGTCATGATTAAATGCCATGGCTAATAATATGAAATGACCCGAATTTCGCATAATCAGTATTGACCAGaatgaaagataaaatcacTCAACTCACTTTGGTCACAAAAGCACTAGCaatcattgaagaagaacctaTGAGTAGACCTgcaatttgaatttgttttgtCCATTTTGGAAAAGCAGCGAAAAGACTAATTACAGATACCAAAGAAGGGAAAAACGAAATTTAGTCATAATCTTACtctgatttgatttaaagAACggagaaaaaagaaagaaaacttACGGTCCAAAGAAAGCACAAGACATATATAATAAACCAGTTTGAAGTGTAGCTGCCAAAGTAATTGTTGAAGCACCTGAAGCATCATTCGCAAATAATGTATTTGTCCAATAAACATGTAAAATACCAATTGAGAATGGTAAACCCCATACTATAATTTCCATATAAGTTGCTGCAATCAAGTATAACCATGCTTGTTTTCCACCATCAACAGGTGGTAATGCTTCAATgacattatcttcatcatctggtGTAACTTCATTCCCTGCTTGTCTTTGAGTCATTTCAATATCGCCTTGTTCTTGGACGTTACTAGTTCTATCTCTATTAGATTCTTGTGAACGTCTATACCCTTGATCATTATTGTGGTCATGATTTTTATCGGTATTGTAATGATCTAATCGattcaattcaattacattttgatcttcattaTATATCTCTTCGTTAACATCGATAATTTGGGATGATCTTGAGTTTCTTTTTGATGTCCAAACAGATTGTGGAGTTTGATCACCTAGATTGtattcagataaatcaccaCTTATATCACCTTCTTGTATATGATTCGAAAGCAAATCATGTTGTGATTCAGGTCTTTCATTAATATGTTCATTTGGGTCTTCatgttgatgagattggAAAGCAGAAGAAGCTTGTCTACCTGATAATGCTGTTAATGCAATTTCATTTACAGCTACCATGTTACTTTACTACCTTAAAACCTTTCTCTCTTGAAGCACAGTGAAGTAGACAAAGTAGTACGTATGCGATTTACACAGATAATATACAGTGAATGGATCTTATAAGTATAGAGAAGAGGAATTCCGAGTCGAATAAGAAGATTAGTCAGACATGATAAGGGCTATTTAAGTACTTAATCATAACGGTTCATGTCGGCTAAAGTTGTCACTCAAGATTAACGTAAAATCTACTAAATAGACTTATTCAATAGATTATCGGTTAATTATCCTTCTCATTTCCTGCATTCCACAAATCCATATGAATCATCCCACTCAGTCACATTAGGTACCCCACACGGTACATATCGGTTCACTCTTTTGCTTATCACTCATTTCTCACATTTGGATCCAACTGATCATGTTCAAAGACTGTATTCACCTATGGATGATTGAAAAAGTAGTCACCGAATGACAGATCGGGATATCTCCGGAAGATCTGCACCCATTTCCATGTAGTAGATCTCGTTGGGACACGGACCGGTGCTTAAGGGCCTAATCTTAGAATCATTGGCATCCTTTCGCGATCTCACTGTGACACGCCCTTAATCCAGCTCAGTTTCTATGACTCAGGTTGAAAGATTGTATGGGGTCGTTCATTTTCGTCCTACTCGTTATGCATTTATGATAGTACTTTGAGTGATAGGATGGTTAAGCAAGTGGTAGATAATTCTTCCTcctattttcttcttcttctgaaaaCTTCCACATGAACCATTCGGGCTTCCTCGTCGTCTCACTTGATTCTAAGATGGGAAATGTAGCTTCCATAGTCACGTCTTCATTGTCATCTTGCTTCGTTCCATTGTTCTCCTTTAATGGATTTATAGTATTGGGTATTtgtgatttaggtaaatcattgGTTGGATCAGTGGGCAATGGGATTTTATGAATATTATAACGATGTTTATGTAGCGCTATCAATGACGGATGGAGATGTGGTTTTTCTAATTACATCATCAAGTCAAGATTAGCATGCTCATACACAACAACCCAAAAAATCGATTCGAAAGATTATCACTATCCCACAAACAGCACATGAGAGAACTCACCATCAAGTAAACAAACGTAAACTGCCATTCTAGATGGATCAGATTCCTTGGCTTTCATATCTCCAGGGAGCAACTGTTCAGGCCGCGTGTAACCTATTTCAACGAATATGATAAATCAGCAAACAAGATCTGATAGGTT encodes:
- a CDS encoding aspartate-tRNA(Asn) ligase; its protein translation is MSEPGIQEVKAVEEATTAASTNTPAPTGETPVAEGETPAGPTKGELKKRAKEAEKAKKAAERAAREEEERKKREAKESQDNAKQNYGKLPLHQSQERNGRKFLKFTELSEASVGQRVVFRARMHNSRAQGAKIVFLGFRQQTHTLQGVLVVSGEKDENQVSKQMLKFAQLIPSESIVLVEGIIKSAEVKSCTITNYEVGIHKLFTAVEVGDLPFSIDDASRAEADFERAENDENLQFSRVALATRLDSRVMDLRTPTNQAIFRIQSAVGQLFRDYLNSQGFIEIHSPKLQGAATESGASVFKVQYFNSTAFLAQSPQLAKQMAIAGDMERVYEIGPVFRAEDSNTHRHMTEFMGLDLEMAFEEHYHEVLEVLDEMLKNIFRGLKENYKHEIETIKKQFPHEDFLFLDETLKLPFKEGIKMLKEAGAKGSDGQELGELDDLSTENEKFLGRLVREKYHTDYFILDKFPLAIRPFYTMPDPTDETLSNSYDFFMRGEEILSGAQRVHDMDFLIERMKSVGIDPNSMQGYLDAFKLGAPPHAGGGIGLERVVMLFLKLGNIRRASLFPRDPKRLTP